In Aspergillus fumigatus Af293 chromosome 4, whole genome shotgun sequence, one genomic interval encodes:
- a CDS encoding putative xanthine dehydrogenase HxA, with protein sequence MAPGILTAPVVEEQPSKAVSLAQLTEDWDDTIRFYLNGTKVILDNVDPELTLLEYLRGIGLTGTKLGCAEGGCGACTVVVSHINPTTKKVYHASVNACLAPVISVDGKHVITVEGIGNVKKPHAVQQRLAIGNGSQCGFCTPGIVMSLYALVRNNPQPSQHAVEEAFDGNLCRCTGYRPILDAAHSFTAANVCGKASANGGTGCCMEKQNGAGGCCKQLPNDESNDGSSLKFTPPEFIKYDPETELIFPPALQKHEFRPVVFGNKKKKWYRPVTLQQLLEIKNAHPASKIIGGSTETQIEVKFKAMRYNASVYVGDIPELRQYSLRDDHVELGANVSLTDLESMCDEAVEKYGPVQSQPFKAIKKQLRYFAGRQIRNVASPAGNLATASPISDLNPVFVATNTLLIAKSLRGDIEIPMDQFFKGYRLTALPEDAVIVSLRILISSKQGEYLRAYKQSKRKDDDIAIVNAALRVSLSPSNDVTSVNLVFGGLAPMTVSARNAESFLLGKKFTNPATLEGTMSALERDFDLKFSVPGGMATYRRSLALGFFYRFYHDVLSEIEVRDTDIDEDVIAEIERAISSGQKDHESSNAYQQRILGKAAPHVSALKQTTGEAQYTDDIPVQKNELYGCLVLSTKAHAKIVSVDTTAALNIPGVYDYVDHRDLPNPKANWWGAPKCDEVFFAVDEVTTAGQPIGMILASSAKIAEEASRAVKIEYEELPAILTIEEAIEAESYFDHFRFIKCGDTDKAFEEADHVFHGVSRMGGQEHFYLETQACVAIPKPEDGEMEVWSSTQNPTETQTYVAQVTGVAANKVVSRVKRLGGGFGGKETRSVQLAGICATAAAKTKRPVRCMLNRDEDIVTSGQRHPFLCHWKVGVTKEGKLLALDADVYANGGHTQDLSGAVVERSLSHIDGVYNIPNVHVRGRVCKTNTVSNTAFRGFGGPQGMFFAESFMEEIADHLDIPVEQFRQQNMYQPGDKTHFHQELKDWHVPLMYNQVLEESAYAERRKAVEEYNKKHKWSKRGMAIIPTKFGISFTALFLNQAGALVHIYHDGSVLVAHGGVEMGQGLHTKMTMIAAEALGVPQSDVFISETATNTVANTSSTAASASSDLNGYAIFNACEQLNERLRPYREKMPGASMKELAHAAYFDRVNLSAQGFYRTPDIGYVWGENKGQMFFYFTQGVAAAEVEIDTLTGDWTPLRADIKMDVGRTINPSIDYGQIEGAFIQGQGLFTTEESLWHRASGQIFTKGPGNYKIPGFRDIPQVFNVSLLKDVEWENLRTIQRSRGVGEPPLFMGSAVFFAIRDALKAARKQWNVTEVLSLQSPATPERIRVSCADPIIERVRVTPREGEKSFFVAI encoded by the exons ATGGCGCCCGGAATCCTGACCGCGCCGGTTGTTGAGGAGCAACCTTCCAAGGCTGTTTCCTTAGCCCAGTTGACCGAGGACTGGGATGACACAATTCGTTTCTACCTTAATGGCACAAAAGTCATACTCGATAATGTCGATCCAGAACTCACTCTGTTAGAATACTTGAGAGGCATAGGGTTGACGGGAACGAAGCTGGGTTGTGCAGAGGGAGGCTGCGGTGCCTGCACAGTT GTCGTGTCCCACATCAATCCGACAACCAAGAAGGTCTATCATGCATCTGTCAATGCTTGCCTGGCGCCGGTGATAAGTGTGGACGGCAAGCATGTTATAACGGTTGAGGGTATCGGGAATGTGAAGAAGCCCCACGCGGTTCAGCAGCGGCTCGCGATCGGAAATGGCAGTCAATGTGGCTTTTGCACACCTGGAATCGTCATG AGCCTTTATGCACTGGTTCGCAATAACCCCCAGCCCTCCCAACATGCGGTGGAAGAAGCTTTTGACGGAAATCTTTGTCGCTGTACGGGGTACAGACCGATTCTGGACGCCGCCCACAGCTTCACAGCCGCAAATGTATGTGGGAAAGCAAGTGCCAATGGTGGAACAGGTTGCTGTATGGAGAAACAGAATGGTGCAGGAGGGTGCTGTAAACAGCTGCCAAACGATGAGAGCAACGATGGTAGTTCTCTGAAGTTTACACCCCCTGAGTTTATCAAGTACGATCCAGAGACGGAATTGATATTCCCACCGGCTCTTCAGAAACACGAGTTTCGGCCCGTCGTCTTCGgcaacaagaaaaagaagtgGTACAGGCCGGTCACCCTGCAGCAACTATTGGAGATTAAAAACGCACACCCTGCGTCCAAAATCATCGGCGGAAGTACGGAGACTCAGATTGAAGTGAAGTTCAAGGCAATGAGATACAACGCGTCTGTCTACGTGGGCGACATTCCGGAACTTCGTCAATACTCTCTCAGAGACGACCATGTTGAACTCGGAGCCAATGTCTCTCTCACAGACTTGGAGTCAATGTGTGACGAAGCGGTTGAAAAGTACGGCCCGGTGCAGAGTCAGCCGttcaaggccatcaagaaACAGCTTCGGTATTTTGCAGGAAGGCAAATCAGGAATGTTGCGTCTCCCGCGGGAAATCTGGCCACGGCATCTCCAATCTCCGATTTAAATCCAGTGTTTGTCGCTACGAACACTCTTCTCATTGCAAAGTCTTTGAGGGGGGACATCGAGATCCCTATGGACCAGTTCTTCAAGGGTTACCGGTTGACTGCCCTTCCAGAAGATGCCGTCATTGTGAGCTTGCGTATTCTGATCTCGTCTAAACAGGGAGAATACCTTCGGGCTTATAAACAGTCCAAGAGaaaggatgatgacatcgccatcgtcaacGCTGCTCTGCGTGTGTCACTTTCCCCATCGAATGATGTGACGAGTGTGAACCTCGTTTTTGGTGGCCTAGCACCTATGACGGTATCCGCGCGCAACGCAGAGTCGTTCTTGCTCGGCAAGAAATTCACCAACCCTGCGACGCTCGAGGGGACCATGAGTGCTTTGGAACGGGACTTTGACCTAAAGTTTAGCGTCCCTGGTGGGATGGCAACGTACCGCAGGTCTCTAGCCCTTGGGTTCTTTTACCGATTCTATCACGATGTACTCTCCGAGATTGAGGTCAGAGATACAGATATTGACGAAGATGTCATTGCCGAGATTGAGAGGGCCATTTCCTCGGGACAGAAAGATCACGAGTCCTCAAATGCTTACCAGCAGAGGATTCTGGGTAAAGCTGCGCCTCACGTGTCTGCATTGAAGCAAACTACTGGAGAAGCGCAGTACACGGACGATATCCCTGTGCAGAAGAATGAGCTGTACGGTTGCCTGGTCCTCTCGACGAAGGCTCATGCGAAGATTGTCAGTGTCGACACGACCGCCGCATTGAATATCCCTGGAGTCTATGACTATGTGGACCATAGGGACCTTCCTAACCCCAAAGCGAATTGGTGGGGTGCTCCAAAGTGCGATGAAGTATTCTTTGCGGTGGATGAAGTCACCACTGCTGGCCAGCCCATTGGCATGATACTTGCAAGCTCTGCTAAAATTGCCGAGGAAGCTTCCAGAGCTGTGAAGATTGAGTATGAAGAACTGCCCGCAATTCTCACAATTGAGGAGGCAATCGAGGCCGAATCATATTTTGACCACTTCCGCTTTATCAAGTGTGGCGACACGGATAAAGCTTTCGAGGAGGCGGATCATGTATTTCATGGAGTATCAAGAATGGGTGGTCAAGAGCATTTCTATCTGGAAACTCAGGCTTGCGTAGCGATTCCGAAACCAGAGGATGGGGAGATGGAGGTCTGGAGTAGTACTCAGAATCCCACAGAAAC CCAAACATATGTTGCTCAAGTCACTGGTGTGGCAGCTAACAAGGTTGTGTCTCGAGTTAAACGACTTGGCGGCGGCTTTGGTGGCAAAGAGACGCGGTCGGTGCAACTAGCAGGCATTTGTGCCACAGCAGCCGCAAAGACGAAACGACCAGTTAGATGCATGTTGAATCGGGATGAAGACATCGTTACCTCTGGCCAGCGCCACCCATTCCTCTGTCATTGGAAGGTTGGCGTGACAAAAGAAGGGAAACTCCTCGCACTTGATGCCGACGTATATGCCAACGGAGGTCACACGCAGGATCTCTCTGGCGCAGTTGTGGAAAGAAGTCTCTCCCACATCGATGGAGTTTACAATATTCCAAACGTTCACGTCCGTGGCCGTGTCTGCAAGACGAATACTGTTTCCAACACTGCCTTCCGTGGGTTTGGGGGCCCGCAGGGAATGTTCTTTGCCGAATCTTTTATGGAAGAGATTGCGGATCATCTTGACATTCCTGTCGAACAGTTCCGACAGCAGAATATGTATCAGCCGGGAGACAAGACCCATTTTCACCAGGAGCTCAAAGACTGGCATGTTCCCCTGATGTATAATCAAGTACTGGAGGAAAGCGCCTACGCGGAACGCCGCAAAGCCGTGGAGGAGTATAACAAGAAACACAAATGGTCCAAGCGTGGAATGGCCATCATTCCCACGAAGTTTGGCATTTCCTTCACAGCATTGTTCTTGAACCAGGCGGGCGCATTGGTCCATATATATCACGATGGCAGCGTCCTGGTCGCCCACGGAGGAGTTGAAATGGGCCAAGGACTGCATACAAAGATGACAATGATCGCAGCAGAAGCACTTGGTGTTCCTCAGTCCGACGTCTTCATCTCGGAGACAGCTACAAATACTGTCGCCAATACATCCTCTACGGCAGCGTCCGCCAGTTCGGACCTTAACGGCTACGCCATCTTCAACGCATGCGAACAGTTGAACGAGCGCCTGCGTCCGTACCGTGAGAAGATGCCCGGGGCCAGCATGAAGGAGCTCGCCCATGCAGCCTACTTCGATCGGGTTAACCTCTCCGCTCAAGGCTTCTACCGTACCCCTGATATTGGGTACGTCTGGGGGGAGAACAAGGGTCAAATGTTCTTCTACTTCACGCAGGGCGTGGCAGCTGCAGAGGTAGAGATTGACACACTAACCGGTGACTGGACGCCTCTGCGTGCCGACATCAAGATGGACGTCGGACGCACCATCAATCCATCTATCGATTACGGGCAGATCGAGGGCGCTTTCATCCAAGGCCAGGGCCTCTTTACCACCGAAGAGAGTCTTTGGCATCGTGCCTCGGGTCAGATCTTCACCAAGGGCCCCGGGAATTACAAGATCCCTGGCTTTAGGGACATTCCTCAGGTCTTCAACGTCAGTCTTCTAAAGGACGTCGAGTGGGAGAACCTCCGCACCATCCAGCGATCGCGGGGCGTCGGTGAACCACCGCTGTTCATGGGCAGCGCTGTCTTTTTTGCCATCCGGGATGCTCTCAAAGCTGCGCGTAAGCAGTGGAATGTCACTGAAGTGCTTAGCTTGCAGAGCCCGGCTACGCCCGAGCGCATTCGGGTAAGCTGTGCGGATCCCATCATTGAGAGAGTGAGGGTCACGCCtcgagagggagagaagagtTTCTTTGTTGCGATTTGA
- the aarA gene encoding L-aminoadipate-semialdehyde dehydrogenase, with protein MGVETASLQDRLERWAQRLQNLTVSPLTRDYPENQKADLKRAIEAFESLKLPRDVHTGLQKLSGPSSGFITFLAAFVVLVARLTGDEDIAVATSSAEDGRPFVLRVSIDQSETFQQLYSKVENAFNQGAADIVPLGSLRSYIQEKTKSERAPILFRFAAYDAPASSQEYPANTFETTDLVVNVANANGSTSETELGAYYNQRLFSSARIAIILKQLAQIVQNASNNPGEAIGRIDFMTDDQRSLLPDPTSDLHWSNFRGAIHDIFAQNAEKHPDKLCVVETKSEQSPHREFTYRQINEASNILGHHLVRAGIERGDVVMVYAYRGVDLVVAVMGILKAGATFSVIDPAYPPERQCIYLDVARPRALINIAKATKEAGELTQLVRSFIDENLELRTEIPALALQDDGTLVGGSVEGQDVLANQVSLKSTPVGVVVGPDSTPTLSFTSGSEGRPKGVRGRHFSLAYYFPWMSETFKLTPNDRFTMLSGIAHDPIQRDIFTPLFLGAQLLVPAREDIQNEKLAEWMREYSATVTHLTPAMGQILVGGASAQFPALHHAFFVGDILIKRDCRSLQALAPNVNIVNMYGTTETQRAVSYYEIPSYSSQEGFLDTMKDVIPAGRGMVDVQMLVVNRFDPSRICAIGEVGEIYVRAGGLAEGYLSNEELNKKKFLTNWFVDPQKWVEKDKAESQGGNEPWRQFYVGPRDRLYRSGDLGRYTPSGDVECSGRADDQVKIRGFRIELGEIDTHLSRHPLVRENVTLVRRDKFEEPTLVSYFVPDMNKWPAWLASKGLKDDDSAEGMVGMLRRFRPLRDDAREHLRSKLPAYAVPTVFIPLKRMPLNPNGKIDKPALPFPDTAELSAAAPRRRSSVLQTLSETEQALAQIWANRISNVTARMIGPDDSFFDLGGHSILAQQMFFDLRRRWRGIDISMNAIFRSPTLRGFAAEIDRLVNFESFASNANEADATADTLATSNEADDEYSKDARKLVETLPRSFPERTEDMLVGEPTVFLTGATGFLGAHILRDLLTRKSPMARVVALVRAKSDEQALDRIRSTCRAYGFWDESWTSRLQCVCGDLGKPRFGLSEALWNDLTERVDAVIHNGALVHWVYPYSTLKPANVLGTIDALKLCASGKPKQFSFVSSTSVLDNDHYVLESERIIAAGGAGISEDDDLEGSSVGLGTGYGQSKWAGEYLVREAGRRGLKGTIVRPGYVLGDSKTGTTNTDDFLIRMMKGCIQLSARPNIHNTVNMVPVDHVARVVIAGAFQPPCTPIGVAQVTGHPRLRFNQFLGALQTYGYDVPQVDYVPWKMSLEHYVNDGKHDDPESQHALMPLYHFVTADLPSNTKAPELDDVHAAASLRADAAWSGIDASAGAGVTEELVGLYASYLVTIGFLPPPSVSTIGVRPLPKVQLSEDQKKALANVGGRGGTS; from the exons ATGGGTGTTGAAACAGCCTCCTTACAGGATCGCCTCGAGAGATGGGCACAGAGGCTACAAAATCTAACAGTGTCTCCTCTGACCCGAGACTATCCCGAGAACCAAAAGGCCGATCTGAAGAGAGCAATTGAGGCCTTTGAATCCCTCAAGCTGCCAAGGGATGTGCATACTGGACTGCAGAAACTCTCTGGACCATCATCCGGTTTCATTActttcttggctgcttttGTTGTTCTCGTAGCTCGTTTGAccggcgatgaggatatcGCTGTTGCGACCAGCTCAGCAGAAGATGGCCGGCCATTCGTCTTGCGGGTCTCAATTGATCAGTCGGAGACCTTCCAACAGCTCTACTCTAAAGTCGAGAAT GCATTCAACCAAGGAGCTGCCGATATAGTTCCGTTGGGTAGCCTACGGTCCTACATTCAGGAAAAAACCAAGTCAGAACGTGCCCCGATCCTGTTCCGCTTCGCTGCCTACGATGCCCCTGCCTCATCGCAAGAATACCCCGCCAATACCTTCGAAACCACCGACCTGGTTGTCAACGTTGCAAACGCGAATGGGTCCACGTCGGAGACGGAGCTGGGTGCATACTACAATCAGCGTCTGTTCTCAAGTGCCAGAATTGCTATCATTCTGAAGCAGCTTGCACAGATTGTGCAGAACGCCTCTAATAACCCCGGGGAGGCCATTGGAAGAATAGATTTCATGACGGATGATCAGAGGTCGCTGCTACCAGACCCCACCTCAGACCTGCATTGGTCCAACTTTCGCGGAGCCATCCATGATATCTTTGCTCAGAATGCCGAGAAGCATCCAGACAAGCTATGTGTGGTGGAAACCAAGTCGGAACAGTCTCCTCACCGCGAATTTACCTACCGGCAAATCAATGAGGCGTCGAATATCCTAGGCCATCACTTGGTCCGGGCTGGCATCGAGAGGGGTGATGTTGTCATGGTTTATGCCTACCGTGGCGTTGACCTTGTGGTCGCTGTCATGGGTATTCTCAAGGCAGGGGCAACCTTTTCGGTCATCGACCCTGCCTACCCCCCTGAGAGGCAGTGCATTTACCTTGATGTTGCCCGCCCGCGAGCACTCATTAACATCGCGAAGGCCACCAAGGAAGCCGGCGAATTGACTCAGCTTGTTCGATCTTTCATCGATGAAAACCTTGAGCTGCGGACGGAGATCCCCGCGCTTGCACTACAGGATGATGGTACTTTGGTTGGAGGATCTGTAGAGGGTCAAGATGTCCTCGCTAATCAGGTGTCTCTGAAGTCGACGCCGGTAGGCGTCGTGGTCGGTCCCGACTCGACCCCGACTTTGTCATTCACCTCCGGTTCTGAGGGTAGACCAAAGGGCGTCAGAGGACGTCATTTCTCTCTGGCCTACTACTTCCCATGGATGTCCGAGACCTTCAAGCTTACTCCCAATGATCGTTTCACTATGCTGAGTGGTATCGCTCACGATCCTATTCAGCGAGATATCTTCACACCACTCTTCCTGGGAGCCCAGCTGTTGGTCCCGGCTCGTGAAGATATCCAAAACGAGAAACTGGCGGAGTGGATGCGCGAGTATAGCGCTACTGTTACCCATCTGACACCCGCAATGGGTCAAATTCTCGTCGGCGGTGCCTCTGCGCAGTTCCCTGCTCTTCATCACGCTTTCTTCGTGGGTGATATTCTGATCAAGCGAGACTGCCGTTCCCTGCAGGCCTTGGCTCCTAATGTCAACATTGTCAACATGTATGGAACTACTGAGACTCAGCGTGCCGTCAGTTACTATGAAATCCCCAGCTACTCTAGCCAGGAGGGCTTCTTGGATACTATGAAGGACGTCATTCCCGCGGGTCGCGGAATGGTTGACGTGCAGATGTTGGTTGTAAACCGGTTCGATCCTAGCCGCATCTGCGCCATTGGCGAAGTTGGTGAAATCTACGTGCGTGCGGGTGGCCTGGCAGAGGGTTACCTGAGCAATGAGGAATTgaacaagaagaaattcCTTACCAACTGGTTTGTTGATCCGCAGAAGTGGGTCGAGAAGGACAAGGCTGAAAGTCAGGGCGGCAACGAGCCCTGGAGACAGTTCTACGTCGGACCCAGAGATCGCTTGTACCGCAGTGGAGATCTGGGCCGATACACTCCTTCTGGCGACGTTGAGTGTTCTGGACGTGCTGACGATCAGGTCAAGATCCGAGGGTTCCGCATCGAACTCGGTGAGATCGATACGCACCTTTCTCGACATCCTCTTGTCCGGGAGAACGTCACTCTGGTGCGAAGGGACAAGTTCGAGGAGCCGACTTTGGTCAGCTACTTCGTGCCAGATATGAACAAGTGGCCCGCCTGGCTCGCAAGCAAGGGCCTCAAGGATGATGATTCTGCCGAAGGAATGGTTGGCATGCTCAGACGATTCCGGCCCCTTCGCGATGACGCTCGGGAGCACTTACGCAGCAAGCTCCCTGCATACGCAGTGCCCACGGTCTTCATTCCTCTGAAGCGAATGCCTCTGAATCCCAACGGCAAGATCGACAAGCCTGCATTGCCGTTCCCAGATACTGCCGAACTCAGTGCGGCAGCACCTCGCCGCAGATCATCCGTCTTGCAGACTCTGTCCGAGACCGAGCAGGCTTTGGCCCAGATCTGGGCTAACCGTATTTCCAACGTCACCGCTCGCATGATTGGGCCAGACGATTCGTTCTTCGATCTGGGAGGACACAGTATCCTGGCCCAACAGATGTTCTTCGATCTGAGACGCAGGTGGCGCGGAATCGACATCAGCATGAATGCCATCTTCCGTAGCCCTACCCTCAGAGGGTTCGCTGCCGAGATCGATCGCTTGGTCAACTTCGAGTCATTCGCCAGTAACGCCAATGAGGCTGATGCCACCGCAGATACTCTGGCCACTTCCAATGAAGCTGATGACGAATATTCCAAAGATGCTAGGAAGCTGGTTGAAACCCTGCCCAGGTCTTTCCCTGAACGAACCGAGGACATGCTGGTGGGCGAACCCACTGTGTTCCTAACTGGCGCAACTGGATTTCTCGGTGCACACATCCTCCGTGACCTTCTCACTCGCAAGTCGCCTATGGCGAGAGTCGTGGCACTCGTTCGTGCTAAAAGCGACGAGCAGGCTCTCGATCGCATTCGGTCTACATGCAGAGCGTACGGCTTCTGGGATGAATCATGGACTAGCAGGCTGCAGTGCGTCTGCGGTGACCTGGGAAAGCCACGGTTCGGTTTGTCCGAGGCGTTGTGGAATGATCTGACCGAACGAGTGGATGCTGTGATCCACAACGGTGCTCTGGTCCATTGGGTGTACCCTTACTCTACTCTCAAGCCAGCCAACGTTTTGGGGACTATTGACGCTCTGAAGCTTTGCGCTAGTGGAAAACCGAAGCAGTTCTCTTTCGTCAGCTCGACCAGTGTCCTCGACAATGACCATTATGTGCTTGAGTCGGAACGTATCATTGCGGCCGGTGGTGCGGGTATCAGCGAGGACGACGATCTGGAGGGCAGCAGCGTTGGACTGGGAACCGGTTATGGACAAAGCAAGTGGGCTGGCGAGTACCTCGTCAGAGAGGCCGGCCGAAGAGGATTGAAGGGAACCATTGTTCGTCCTGGTTACGTTCTTGGTGATTCCAAGACCGGAA CCACCAACACGGACGATTTCCTCATTCGAATGATGAAGGGATGCATTCAGCTCTCTGCTCGTCCCAACATCCACAACACTGTCAACATGGTGCCCGTCGACCACGTTGCTCGTGTTGTCATCGCCGGTGCCTTCCAGCCCCCTTGCACGCCGATCGGTGTCGCACAGGTGACCGGACACCCCAGACTTCGTTTCAACCAGTTCCTGGGTGCTTTGCAGACCTACGGATACGATGTACCCCAAGTCGACTATGTCCCATGGAAGATGTCTCTGGAGCATTACGTCAATGACGGAAAGCACGATGATCCCGAGTCACAGCACGCACT TATGCCCCTCTATCACTTTGTGACGGCAGACCTGCCGTCCAACACTAAGGCTCCTGAGTTGGATGACGTTCACGCCGCTGCTTCCCTGCGTGCGGACGCCGCCTGGTCCGGCATCGATGCCTccgctggcgctggcgtGACCGAAGAGCTTGTCGGTCTCTACGCGTCCTACCTCGTTACGATCGGATTCCTACCCCCGCCCTCTGTCTCTACGATCGGGGTGCGTCCATTGCCCAAGGTCCAACTCAGCGAAGACCAGAAAAAGGCTCTGGCGAACGTCGGTGGACGTGGGGGCACTTCTTGA
- the cafA gene encoding carbonic anhydrase: MNIMRLLPRSKALSSPTAVAPAFRGRGAGVYSPSSQTVYMCPTSAVSLMHCSPCSTSAPLRSSQKSVAQTSANNDSLSDKFSAALAKNKEWAAKCSQEHPELLPTLAVGQHPEILWIGCSDSRCPETTILGLLPGDVFTHRNIANVIHPADLSSGAVIEFAVRHLRVKHVVICGHTKCGGVAAALGNKGLGILDPWLIPLRQLREQHLAELQSLSRDEAVVRLAELNVKEGLKALTQKSVVLEAMQERGLQVHGLIYDVGSGFLRQLDAAEPEEALKARLTSFKTDA; the protein is encoded by the coding sequence ATGAACATAATGAGGCTGTTACCGCGCTCCAAAGCTTTGTCTTCACCGACGGCAGTAGCACCAGCGTTTCGTGGTCGTGGGGCAGGCGTGtattctccatcatcacagaCCGTATATATGTGTCCAACCTCTGCCGTCAGCTTAATGCATTGCTCGCCCTGTTCCACATCTGCGCCGTTGCGATCGAGTCAGAAGTCGGTGGCCCAGACGAGTGCTAATAATGACTCACTTTCAGACAAATTCTCCGCCGCGCTGgccaagaacaaggaatGGGCTGCCAAATGCTCTCAAGAACACCCGGAGCTGCTTCCCACACTTGCTGTCGGTCAACACCCGGAAATCCTGTGGATCGGCTGCTCCGACTCCCGCTGCCCCGAGACCACCATCTTAGGCCTTCTGCCTGGCGATGTCTTCACCCACCGGAATATTGCCAACGTGATCCACCCTGCCGATCTCAGCTCGGGCGCCGTCATCGAGTTTGCCGTGCGTCATCTTCGCGTTAAGCACGTTGTGATATGTGGTCACACCAAGTGCGGAGGCGTAGCCGCTGCCCTGGGCAACAAAGGCCTGGGCATCCTCGACCCCTGGCTGATCCCCCTTCGTCAGCTCCGTGAGCAGCACCTCGCTGAGCTGCAATCTCTGTCCCGGGACGAGGCCGTCGTGAGGCTGGCCGAGTTGAACGTCAAGGAGGGCCTGAAGGCATTGACGCAGAAGAGCGTCGTGCTGGAGGCGATGCAGGAGCGAGGCCTTCAGGTGCACGGGCTCATCTATGACGTCGGATCTGGCTTTCTTCGGCAGCTCGACGCCGCTGAACCCGAGGAAGCGCTCAAGGCACGGTTGACATCGTTCAAGACCGATGCTTAG